The genomic DNA agctagaggaaaaaaataaataaataagacagctttttctcttatttgtggTGATAAAGGGAAATTTgcaataaaggaagaaatggaaaaataaaactatataattgacacaaaagtggaaaaaaaaataactttgagacTGTTTCCCAAAGAAGTAAGTTTTTGTGAGGCCCTCAAGAGCCCTAGAGGCAGAATAAGAGAACCCCCTAGACTCAGGTTCAAAGCAAATCATGAGAAGTgtaatttcttctaaaatttatgtttttcccaagggatggaaagacagaagatccatttaaaaagaatgttagaTAACAGCTTATGCTGACTGGCAGCTTGCCGTAGCCTCTGCATAAGACTGGCCAGCAGAGAAGTCCTTTCTTAAAGTAAAACTTGAACCTGTGACCTACAGTCCATGTTTAGTCTCCAGGGAAACACAATGGAAATATGTGCACTCTTTTGTTGTACATATGTGTGTTGTAGGTTTGAGTACTTTCAAGACCCACAGAGTTCAGGTTCCCAAAGATACCAATGACCCAACACATCCATAATTATTGTTAAAGCAATGGTGTGtaagacagagaaataaagaagtcaGCAACAGGGAGGACAGCCAGAGTCACCAAGAGAGGCTCGTGCCCGAGGAGAGTAGGCTTGACTAGCAGAGGAAAACAGCAAAGGTAATGAGGGGCTATATTGCCACCAATTGTATTCTCTTTACTCTTTTGCATAATATTGACAATTCTGCTACTTCATAATCATATGACATCAATAACCAATGTAATATTTAATGCTCAACCCCTAATAGCCATTATCGGATGTCAAATACCTtctaatttccttaaaaatacattGTGTTTCAGAAATAGCTGCATAATCTTATAGAAATGCATTATTTCAGATAAAAAGTGTGTTACACTACACATGAGGAAATTGATTCTCAGGAGGATTAACTAAGGGTTCAAAGGTGACCAGGTTATAAAGGATTGGAATTAGAACTCAGCTCAAGTCTGTGTGACCCTGTATTTCACGTTCAAGAGCCCATATTGCTTCCCCAAATATGCTCTCCTGCAAAATGCCTCTGCACAAATATATATTAgttcatttcatcttcacagcTCTGTAAAGGAGGACTGCTGGCCTAATAACAGTTCTAGTAAGTTCTAATAATGGCATTCTAATAAGAGCTGACTTGCTAAAATTTGTCTAAGAGAAACTACAGCCAAGCCCTATAGCAGTTGATAGTTAAGTTCTCTGAATTGGAAGGCCACTGACATCATAAGCATCTTTCATGTGCCCGGCCTTCCAATACcagcttaaaaatattatattcttcAGTCTTTACAACAGCCCTATCTAAAAGTCTTGTTTTACAAGGTTTGGCATAATCCAGTAACTTGTGTAAGGTCTTCCAACAACTGTAAGCAGTAAGATCAAACTTGAATCCCTGTCATCAGCCCAAAGGCCCAGTGCTGTCTCTGCTTGGACTACCGTCCAAATCGTGGCCACCTTTCATTTCAAAGACATGCCTCCTTGTAGCTCTTCAACATGAAAGAATTTGCTGCTTAAATGGAAACAACCCTCCCTCTCACGAATACACTCTATTTTGAAGTGCCATTAATGTGTGTATTTCGGTGGTCAGACTGTGTAGTCTTTGACTATTtgtccttgatttttctttgcaTGCCTGTGACTAGCACAGAATGCTCAGAGATTTCTGTGATTACAGGTCATGTGGAATGACAAAGAAGTCCTCGAAGGCTTAAATGCCATCATTAAGGCAAACCAGAATGTGGATTTAATTGACATGCTTCTGAGAATTGGAGGAGTCTGTCTACTCATCCATTCAGCTAATATTATTCATGCCTTCTCTGTGGTAGATGTTGTTTTAAGCAGTGGCATCCAGCagtgaaaaaaaacaagcaacagaACAAGCCCTTCTTGTATTCACATCCTagtggaaagagacagacaggaaaTAACATAGTCGATTATATGGTAACCCGGATGGTAATCGCTCTGAAGaataaagcagggtaagggaTAGAAAgtgctggggcggggcggggggggggggggggaggggaggggggagcggtGTGCACAGGGCACAATTTTGAAGAAGGTGATCAAGAAAGACCTTTCTAAGAAGATGATATATTTTGCACAACTAAAGGAGGCAAAGAATGTTCTAAGCAGAATGAACAGCAAGTGTAAATATCTCACGATTGAACATCCTTTGAActgcaaatgaagaaatgaagagtaTGCATATATGTGAGTGTGCAGAGTTTGTGGGGAGAAACATAGACATCCCTAGCCAAAATGTGTCCCTTGGGGTACCGATGTCCCACTGCACTATGAAACTGTCTCCATTCCACCCACGCCCCATCTCACTAGGTTACCAATCATCTTTATCGGAGGACTGGGTGGGTTAGGGCATGAAGTTTGGGAAGTCAAGAGTTATTTGCCCCTTCTCTTCATGATATgactaacagaaaaaaatgcctaAAAGGAGGACGGATTTTGTCACGGTGGGGGAATGTTTAGCAGGAATTTACTGTAGTAGAAAGAACACAGAACATGGAGTCAGAGGCACTGACTGTTGACTCAGCCATGCCCACTGATTTGCTTTATAATCTCCAGTcatcactttcattttttaaaattttttaaatgtttatttatttttcagagagagtgtgtgtgtgcaagtgagtggaagggggaagagagagagggagagagagagagagagagagagagagagagagagagagagagagagaatctgaagcaggctccaggctctgagctgtcagcacagagcccgacacggggcttgaactcacaaaccaggagatcacgacctgagccaaaatcagacacttaaccgactgagccacccaggtgcccctcatcactTTCATTTTTAGGAGGACCAccctctcttcatttttctgatcTTGAATTTTGGGTGGAGTGGAGTATCTCTGCATTCGTTATTTGTACTTGCTGGGCACATTTTGATTCAGGCAGTGCTAGTTGCCTCCTGAACACCACTAAGTTTTTGCCATAGCCTCtaacattttaagcattttaacaTTGGTCCAGGTTAAGCCATTGTCTTCAAGAATGTTCTGAGTGTGGCATTAGCCTTGTGCAATCTCATCTAACATCATTCCAACAAAAAGACACTCTATACTCTGGACAGATTTGACAAACTTTGGACAACTTTCCACTCTCCATTCCACATCCTGCCTCTATACCTTGATGATTGTAGTTTCTTAGAACCTATGGCGATTCTTTGTTTTCAAAGACTGGGTTTCTCCCAATAAACTACACCTTTCTTGAAATCAGGTCCATCCCTTAGTTCTCTCTCTTGTCCATAGTGCCTGACAGAGCATCTAGAACATAGTAAATGCTGTATAGCTATGTAGATTTGGGGACGGATGATATGCAGTGAGAGAACTTGAATCTTGCCTCTCTAAGCCTCAAATTTTGTAACCTTGAACAAAGTATGTACAATCATTCCTCTGTCTCAAAtagctcatctgtaaaatgggaatagtaatcaCTCCTACTTCACAAGATCATCATGAAGGTTAAACTGACATGACTTTTAAAACAGTGGAGAGGCACCTGGGAAGCTCTGTTGgtaaagcatcagactcttggttttagctcaggtcatgatctcatccttcATGAGTGTGAGCTGcccatagggctctgcactgacagtgcaatgcctgcttagaattctctctctccctctctctcttcccctccctgactttctctctctctctctttatctctctctctctctctctctctcaaaataaatagataagctaaaacaaatttaaaaaatacaataaaacactCAGTGGAGTGCCTGGGCCATCCtaaatattcagcaaatattgttAGGATGATAATGGAAAAACTTGACATGTTGCCTTTAGGGACAATACAAGATGACACCTttcttgtcatttaaaaattgagtaaCAAGTTGATGGAAAATGAGACTGGAGATATTTGTTGCAAAATCCATCTGTATAAACACTCAGGATAATAAAGTCCTCTTCTAAAGCTTTATGGTCATAGCTGAATAGATACTCAAAGATTATGTTTCTCCAAAGTACGCATTGGTATAGGGGAAAGCCTATGAATTTTATAATCATGCTGCCTTGAGTTAAATCCTGACTGCACTGACTTCCAAGTTTGCCTTGGGGAAGTTGGTTAAGTATTCTGGATCTATTTTCTTGTCTGTAATAGGAACtgtaatacctacctcataaagTTGTTTGGCAATCAAATAAAGTTCCCGTGAAGGTGTTTTACAAAGAGTAGTTTCTCAAAATATCACAATAattatgattactttttaaaccattcccttttttttttttcactaaataaaaatttactacatgaaggggcgcctgggtggctcagttaagcgtccaacttcagcccaggtcacgaactcacagttcccgagttcgagctccacaacaggctctgtgctgacagctcaaaggctGAAGcacgcttcagattctgtgtctcccagtctctctgcccctccccttcttgtgctctgtctctctctctctcaaaaataaatgaaccttaaaaaattaaaaaaaaaaaaagaatctactaCAAAAGTTAATACACTTTTTGGTTAATTGCCTTTTAGTCACTTTCAAAGCCTACACCCCTGAGGTGTTTGAGGAATCAAATACACTGGGGATCCTGAGCAAATATAAGATACTTGGATCCACAACATGGTCCTTTGTTGGCTGTGACTGAGTTTCAGGCCTGTGAGTTTAAGTGTCTTCATTCTGGGCAAGGTAAGTAGATTGTTTCTATGCTCATAATCAGGATTGCCTGTAAATATGAGATAAAGGACTCTGCCAGGTGATTTGGGTATTACTTAGAAGCATTTACCTGACCCAACATGTTCAAGGTCCTTAACCTGTGACAGCATCTGATCTGTCAGCATTGTCCTATTGGTTTGGAGTTAAGGTGTTataaccaaaaaaagagagacccaTGGATCCCACAAGCAACTGTTAACTAATATCAAATATGAAAGGAGATGGCTTAGCAGTCTCTGGAGTAAGACAACACCACTTACTAATTGTATACTTACTAGCTATTTATTTACACCGAACTTGGTCGTCTGTAAATTACTGCTATTAATCTGTCAATATACCTCTGATGGATGTTATGAGAATGTGTAAAGTAATGTACTTGCAGCACTAACAACAGTGCTTGActccaaataaaatattgaatattgttCACCATTAGGTTTAGAAACAATcagattttgaaataatgatGACAACCAGAGAACGATCAAACTAGAAGACACTAAgctgaggggcacccgggtggctcagtcacttaggcatCTGACCCCAgcctaggtcgtgatctcacagttcttgagtttcatccccgcatcagtctctgtgctaacagtgctgagcctgcatgggatttttctctctccctctctctctctgtctctcaaaataaataaataaacttgaaagaaagaaagaaagaaagaaagaaagaaagaaagaaagaaagaaagaaagaaagagaaagaaagaaagaaagaaagaaagaaagaaaaagaaagaaagaaagaaaataagttgaAAGTTGAAGATTGAGTCCGGGAGTTTTCAAGCATTTCCCACATGAAACTCTCTTCTAGGTCTCATGGATctgtattttcaaagattttgccCAGCTGTACAACTGTTCTCCATTTGCATTAAGTGTCACGTTTAAAACAGCCCATAAAATTTCATAATAACCTACACGTGAATATGAGATAAACATTGAAttggtatattttttttccatcaaaaacAGGCAAGAAAGGGTATATTGTTGAGAAACAAAATTCAGTTGAGTAAAGTTGAAGGTCTAATTGGCTTTATCAAGTGATTCACGAATCAAGTAGCAGCCCAGCCAGCAAGTACATGGAGGCTCCCAGGAGCTGCCCAGAAAGGAACATTTTTtgtaggaaggagggtggggcaaggaagttattagcaaaagaaagaaaggattgtGTTAGGCCAGAACACCTTttttggggaaaagggaaaaacagggcTTTTATCATGCAGATGATTTCACTAGTGCTGATCTGGGGAATTTCAGAAtgactattaaaagaaaagatcacATTCCTGGGCacttgaatggctcagttgggtaagcctctgatttctgctcaggtcatgatctcatggttcatgagtttgagccctatgtcaggctctgtggggacagtttggagcctgcttcacattctaagtatccctctctctgtctctgccctgacccccctctattgctctgtctctccctctgtctctgtctctctctctctctctctctctcaagaatgtatatattttttaaatttaaaggtcACATCCCTAGGGTATGTTGAAATGGTAATTAAATCTTGATTTGCTTCCCAGGGGGCCAACGACCCTTTCTTTggctccttgtttctttttttaaaacattatagaGAAAAGACGTATATAACATTAGATAATGAGCAGTGCTAGGGAGAATAATAAAGCACAAAAGGGATACAAGAAATGCCAGGGGAGTAGCTTGGAATATGGTGATCAGGAACATCTGAACGGTGGTAATTTCAGTGGTGATTAACACTTGAAAACTGTTTGCTATAAAGACAGACTGAGGAAGAGCATCCTAGCCATGCGGAGAAGCAGTTCCAAAGCCTCAGAGTATCCCTGTTTATTCTAAGAATTAAAAGGAGGTGGCAAGGTTGGAGCCGACAGTAGGAGTCAGAAGCAGAGAGGCAATAAGCCAGTCCACCTTTGTAAGGATTTTGGCTTTACTCTGAATAAGCTGAGAAATCACCAGAGTGTTTGAAGCAGAAGAGTAATATGGTCTAACTGGTCTGCCTGCCTCTTTCAGAGAGCCAAGTGGGGtaaggatggaaggagggaggaagcagggcaaCCATTAGAAGCTCTGTGGTAACACCCACGAGAGATCAGAGTGGTTTTAGCCTAGCAACCACTGGAGCTTGGAAACACTCTTCAGGTTCTAGATACATTGTGAAGGTAGAATCAAGATGTTACTGATTAGTTGGTTACAgtgcaaaaggaaaagaagagtcGAGAGTAGTAATTGATTTTCCCTAAAAAGGGATAACGCCATTTACATTACGTCTCCACAGCAGTGGAGAAGTCTGAGAGCAAAACAGGCTGAGGAAGGACTGCTggaattcagtatttttttgaaatttccagTATAACTCCTGTAAAAGATGTCAAGTAGGGATTTGGATCTGTGAGTCTGGAGTCCAGGGAAGAGAAATGGtcaggagataaaaaaaaaaaaaaaaaaaaaaaaaaaagaaaattaaaaattaaactctagtatatataatttatttattcggtatattttccatttattcagcacAATAATGCAAGCTGAaatctatttttctctcctcttaggTGAGCCATGGAGAGAAGCAATCACACAGCGACGGAGTTCATCCTGGTGGGTTTCACCACAGACCCAACGATGCAGCTGGTCCTGTTTGCGGTATTCCTTGGTGTGTACTCTCTGACTGTGGTAGGAAATACCACTCTCATAGTGTTGATCTGTAATGACTCCCGGCTGCACACAcccatgtattttttcattggGAATCTATCTTTTCTGGATCTCTGGTATTCCACTGTCTACACCCCAAAGATCCTCATGACCTGCATCTCTGAAGACAAAAGCATCTCCTTTGCTGGCTGTGTATGTCAGTTCTTCTTCTCTGCTGGGCTGGCATACAGTGAGTGTTACCTGTTGGCTGCCATGGCTTATGACCGCTACATGGCCATCTCAAAGCCATTGCTTTATTCTCAGGCTATGTCTGTAAAGCTACGTGCATTTTTGGTAGTATCTTCATACCTTGGTGGCTTTATTAACTCTTCTATTATCACCAAAAGAACTTTTGCCTTGAACTTCTGTAGTGGCAATGTCATTGATGACTTTTTTTGTGATTTGCTTCCCCTGGTGAAGTTGGCTTGTGGCAAAAAAGATGGCTACCAGACTGTGCTCTACTTCCTTCTGGTCTCCAATGTCATCACCCCCACAGTGCTCATCCTCGCTTCCTACCTGTTCATCGTTGCCACCATCTTGAGGATCCGTTCCACCCAGGGCCGCCTCAAAGCTTTCTCCACCTGTTCCTCCCACCTGATCTCTGTCACCTTGTACTATGGCTCCATTCTCTACATCTATTCTCGTCCCCAGTCTAGCTATTCTTTGGACAGGGACAAAATAGTTTCTACGTTTTACACTGTAGTATTCCCCGTGTTGAACCCCATGATCTATAGCCTGAGAAATAAGGATGTGAAAGAGGCTCTGGATAAACTCATTAAATAAATCAAGACTCTCTCGGAGGAGATGCAAAGACAATTGTTGATCAGGTATTATATTTCAAGAAGAGCTGCCATTGTGTTCCATCATGATGAAGAATTCTCACAATGCAAGTTAAAGAATTTGCACCTTGATACATGACAATTCAAGAGACCTAAGAGAAAATTAGGGGAATTTAGGAGAcagaatttaaacataaaatataagaacTTGTATTGAATTTCATGTTActctagattaaaaacaaataaaaatcttaaaaacaaaaactctcctCTACTTTCATAATGTGAGAAAACAGCTTGTTCTGTTAGCATGAGACTATTTATGGCTGATTGATATATATAGAATagtatctaaatatttattttctaaaaacaggAACAAATGTGCTAAGTTAATTTTTAGTATCTTTCTATGACAATGAATTAGTTAAAATTATCACTTTCTATTCCCTTAACAGAATTTCTTAAGCatttatatatgtactttttGCCCCCAAGCATTAGTGCAACGATCTAGACTCACCCATGAAATAACTTGGCACAACAAAATTCAGCAAGCAAGCCCTCTCCAATCTGTTTCTTACATGTGTCCCTCAATTAAGGAAAAACCAGTCAAGTTTCCATAGATAAGATTTTTGTAAATTTCTGTATACCTACCAGAGttcctcttttattttacaaGGGTGAAGTTGCAAGGACTTCTACACCCAAATTGTGACATCCTGAGCATCAAGACACAAttattatgaaaaagaataataactacAGTAAGATGAACCGATTTGAGAAATAAAAGTCTATGACTACCCACTACTTAAAGACTTGTACGGGTGATACACAGAGGTAGTGATAAAGCAAAAGGGTAAATATGATGAGTTGcatctaattttgattttttaaaagtgaggtgGTGTAAATATAACTCATGTCGCTGAAACACGA from Panthera tigris isolate Pti1 chromosome D1, P.tigris_Pti1_mat1.1, whole genome shotgun sequence includes the following:
- the LOC102962843 gene encoding olfactory receptor 9G1, whose product is MERSNHTATEFILVGFTTDPTMQLVLFAVFLGVYSLTVVGNTTLIVLICNDSRLHTPMYFFIGNLSFLDLWYSTVYTPKILMTCISEDKSISFAGCVCQFFFSAGLAYSECYLLAAMAYDRYMAISKPLLYSQAMSVKLRAFLVVSSYLGGFINSSIITKRTFALNFCSGNVIDDFFCDLLPLVKLACGKKDGYQTVLYFLLVSNVITPTVLILASYLFIVATILRIRSTQGRLKAFSTCSSHLISVTLYYGSILYIYSRPQSSYSLDRDKIVSTFYTVVFPVLNPMIYSLRNKDVKEALDKLIK